One genomic segment of Desulfocapsa sulfexigens DSM 10523 includes these proteins:
- a CDS encoding SphA family protein, translating into MIRKVLPLFFAALLMVCSGQAMAGGSQNYPNGAEAFLAGAVPPPGFYFLDYMYYYNADTMKDDNGDDIAAFDDVSVVANVFRFLWMSDKQILGGNYGMHAFLPILSTDLSFNAPVGPESTNSYDDTNVPYVIFSPFILSWHLQEGKLHLVTSLADIYIPTGQDEGNMASVGKNFWTIEPVFGITYMTNGWEFSGKFMYDFSTSQDNYATVYGFNVDRDPGQEFHFDYSASYEVSPGLRLGLNGYYYTQTTDDSYDIDSSLPAPVQALLQEDEGNRSEVFAAGPGIWYNHKNMFFSLRNQWEMAAKNKTEGYNIWAKFTYAF; encoded by the coding sequence ATGATTAGAAAAGTATTACCCCTGTTTTTTGCAGCCCTGCTTATGGTATGCAGCGGCCAGGCCATGGCCGGTGGCAGTCAAAACTATCCCAATGGCGCAGAAGCCTTTCTGGCAGGAGCAGTTCCTCCGCCCGGCTTCTACTTTCTTGACTACATGTATTACTACAATGCAGACACCATGAAAGATGACAACGGCGATGATATTGCCGCATTCGATGACGTGTCAGTGGTTGCCAACGTGTTCCGTTTTTTATGGATGAGCGACAAACAGATCCTTGGCGGAAATTATGGTATGCATGCCTTCCTGCCCATTCTCAGTACCGACCTCAGTTTTAATGCTCCGGTTGGCCCCGAATCTACAAATTCCTACGATGACACCAATGTTCCCTATGTCATTTTCAGTCCTTTCATTCTTTCCTGGCATCTCCAGGAGGGGAAACTCCATCTCGTAACCTCTCTTGCCGATATCTATATCCCAACCGGACAGGATGAGGGCAACATGGCATCCGTGGGTAAAAATTTCTGGACCATTGAACCGGTATTTGGCATCACCTATATGACAAATGGCTGGGAATTTTCAGGAAAATTCATGTATGACTTCAGCACCAGTCAGGACAACTACGCCACTGTTTACGGTTTCAATGTTGATCGCGATCCAGGCCAGGAATTTCATTTTGATTACTCAGCATCCTATGAAGTCAGCCCAGGCCTTCGTCTTGGCCTGAACGGTTACTACTATACCCAGACAACTGATGATTCATACGATATAGACAGTTCTCTTCCCGCTCCCGTTCAAGCTCTGCTGCAGGAAGACGAAGGAAATCGTAGTGAGGTTTTTGCTGCGGGTCCAGGAATCTGGTACAATCATAAGAACATGTTTTTCTCTCTGAGAAATCAGTGGGAGATGGCTGCGAAAAACAAAACTGAAGGATATAACATCTGGGCAAAGTTCACCTATGCCTTTTAG
- a CDS encoding hemolysin family protein, producing MTKENLEEPAAPAEKKTLLARLTSLLRFGRGPETTEDLEQEIQELLEEGEEQGLISSLEERMINSIFDFHDTLVGEVMTPSTEIVSADIGTDMNVLVDLVIEKGFTRIPIYRDTVDNIVGIVHAKNLLQMCARAHEGKGLEDFLNPPRVISEDKPIVDLLREFQKQKVHVAVVADEFGAVRGLVTLEDILEEIVGEIDDESDVERSLLQVINENSVQVKAQADIEVIEDYFGVTTAEGNYESIGGFVIFLLGRLAVVGDTVDAEGLRFTVLGASRRQIDLLRVDRLPLPGEEDK from the coding sequence ATGACAAAAGAAAACCTAGAAGAACCGGCCGCTCCTGCTGAAAAGAAGACCCTGCTGGCACGGTTGACATCCCTGCTTCGATTTGGACGAGGTCCGGAGACGACAGAAGATCTCGAGCAAGAAATTCAGGAATTGCTCGAAGAGGGTGAAGAGCAGGGGTTGATATCCTCCCTTGAAGAGCGGATGATCAACTCCATCTTTGATTTCCATGATACCCTGGTGGGAGAGGTGATGACCCCATCGACTGAGATTGTGAGTGCTGATATCGGTACCGATATGAACGTACTGGTGGATCTGGTTATTGAAAAGGGCTTTACCAGGATTCCCATATATCGGGATACTGTTGATAATATTGTGGGCATTGTTCATGCTAAAAATTTGTTACAGATGTGTGCCAGAGCGCATGAAGGGAAAGGACTTGAGGATTTTTTAAATCCTCCACGGGTGATATCTGAAGATAAACCGATCGTGGATCTTCTTCGTGAGTTTCAAAAACAGAAGGTGCATGTGGCAGTGGTGGCTGATGAATTTGGAGCAGTGCGTGGTCTGGTGACACTTGAGGATATTCTCGAAGAAATCGTTGGTGAAATTGACGATGAGTCTGATGTGGAAAGAAGCCTGCTGCAGGTTATTAATGAAAACAGTGTCCAGGTGAAGGCTCAGGCAGATATTGAGGTTATTGAAGACTATTTCGGTGTAACCACTGCCGAGGGAAATTACGAGTCCATAGGCGGTTTTGTGATTTTTCTCCTTGGCCGTCTGGCAGTGGTCGGAGATACGGTTGATGCTGAAGGACTCCGGTTTACGGTGCTCGGTGCCTCCAGGCGTCAGATCGACTTGTTACGGGTGGATCGTCTGCCACTTCCCGGAGAAGAAGACAAATGA
- the prfB gene encoding peptide chain release factor 2 (programmed frameshift): MSTETGAAVSKQKLQDLKGRMLALKEHLDLARRKDDLENLEQQTLQPGFWDDADTAKRVQKELGKLQDLIEGWEGRWALLEEADLLLEMAAEEEDYDTEHEVAASLPDMETTLEVAELECMFSGEHDTSNAIISIHAGAGGTEAQDWVGILLRMYLRWAEAKGFKADILDILAGDEAGTKSVTFIIKGRFAYGYMRSELGIHRLVRISPFDASGRRHTSFASVMVMPELDDTIDVDIDEKDLRVDTYRASGSGGQHVNKTDSAIRITHIPSGVVVQCQNERSQHRNRDMAMKMLASRLYELEKEKQAEQQAGLHGDKKDISWGSQIRSYVLQPYRLIKDHRTEVEMGNVDAVLDGNLDMFIKAYLLWAK; this comes from the exons ATGTCAACAGAAACGGGAGCTGCGGTTTCGAAACAGAAACTGCAGGATCTTAAAGGTCGAATGCTGGCCTTGAAGGAGCATCTT GACTTAGCTCGACGGAAGGACGATCTTGAAAATTTGGAACAGCAGACCCTTCAGCCGGGGTTTTGGGATGATGCTGATACGGCTAAAAGGGTTCAGAAGGAACTTGGAAAACTTCAGGACCTGATAGAGGGTTGGGAGGGACGCTGGGCTCTACTCGAGGAGGCAGACCTTCTCCTTGAAATGGCGGCTGAAGAAGAGGATTACGATACAGAGCACGAAGTGGCTGCGTCTCTGCCCGATATGGAAACAACCCTTGAGGTTGCAGAACTCGAGTGCATGTTTTCCGGTGAACACGATACTTCCAATGCCATTATCTCGATTCATGCCGGAGCCGGAGGAACCGAGGCTCAGGATTGGGTTGGGATTTTGCTCCGGATGTATCTTCGCTGGGCAGAAGCCAAAGGGTTTAAGGCGGATATTTTGGATATACTGGCGGGAGATGAGGCCGGCACCAAGAGTGTGACTTTTATAATCAAGGGACGTTTTGCATACGGGTATATGCGCTCGGAACTTGGTATCCATCGTCTTGTCCGGATTTCACCCTTTGATGCAAGTGGTAGACGTCATACATCCTTTGCTTCGGTTATGGTTATGCCAGAGCTAGACGATACTATTGACGTCGATATCGATGAGAAGGATCTGCGCGTAGACACCTATCGGGCCAGTGGCTCGGGCGGGCAGCATGTTAACAAAACAGATTCTGCCATTCGCATCACTCATATCCCCAGTGGTGTGGTGGTACAGTGTCAAAATGAACGTTCCCAGCATAGAAACAGGGATATGGCTATGAAAATGCTGGCTTCCCGCCTGTATGAACTGGAGAAGGAAAAGCAGGCGGAACAGCAGGCGGGACTGCATGGAGATAAGAAGGATATCTCCTGGGGAAGTCAGATCCGCTCCTACGTGCTCCAGCCCTATCGTCTGATTAAAGACCATCGGACAGAAGTTGAGATGGGAAACGTGGATGCCGTGCTTGATGGGAATCTGGATATGTTTATTAAGGCCTATTTACTCTGGGCCAAGTAG
- a CDS encoding (Fe-S)-binding protein translates to MSECAKCGACSTVCPVFRTSGREGHTARGKLHLLDTLGLEKSSTLFVDIFSACLLCGACAAVCPRNIDIPKELVSARESFSVLAGPHAYEKYLARKLLDFPGSLTGFRVLGKACGKLLGKRLPSDSGLRLRLAMFQDDALSVVREPREQAGISGGASLSWFPGCSARYLFPDILESCRSILADNTFSLEYPNELACCGLADLAAGDLEGARRSGRKNIEVMETTEGPILVSCASCYAQLKAYPELFAKDGAWQLRAENMAARVVEFSTFLEQQNPENKQDVIQKEQRLRVFYHDPCHLRHGAEGVDRARQQLQKTGTVKVLELPDGPRCCGQGGLFHVAHPEISASIRDQLVEDVLALDPDVITTTCSGCLMQWQQGLTAAGSDVKVLHLAQLLGQVRK, encoded by the coding sequence TTGTCAGAGTGTGCAAAATGCGGAGCCTGTTCTACGGTCTGTCCGGTTTTTCGAACAAGTGGCAGAGAGGGACATACTGCAAGGGGTAAGCTGCACCTTTTAGATACATTAGGTCTTGAAAAAAGCAGTACTCTTTTTGTGGATATTTTCTCTGCCTGTCTCCTCTGTGGTGCCTGCGCCGCTGTTTGCCCAAGAAATATTGATATACCTAAGGAGCTGGTCAGTGCAAGAGAGAGCTTCTCTGTGCTGGCTGGCCCCCATGCTTACGAAAAATATCTCGCCCGTAAACTTCTCGATTTTCCCGGAAGTTTGACGGGTTTTCGTGTTTTAGGAAAAGCCTGTGGAAAACTGCTTGGTAAGAGGCTACCCAGCGATTCCGGACTCAGGTTGCGCCTGGCAATGTTTCAGGATGATGCGCTCTCGGTGGTGAGGGAACCTCGGGAGCAGGCTGGAATTTCCGGTGGCGCCAGTCTCAGCTGGTTCCCAGGGTGCTCGGCACGATATCTTTTTCCGGATATTCTTGAGTCCTGCCGATCGATTCTGGCTGATAATACATTTTCTCTGGAGTACCCCAACGAGCTTGCCTGTTGTGGGCTTGCCGATCTTGCCGCGGGAGATCTTGAGGGTGCTAGAAGAAGTGGGCGAAAAAATATTGAAGTAATGGAAACGACAGAGGGACCGATTTTAGTCTCCTGTGCTTCCTGTTATGCTCAATTAAAAGCCTATCCGGAACTTTTTGCAAAGGATGGTGCCTGGCAGCTGCGAGCCGAGAATATGGCCGCACGGGTTGTGGAATTCAGTACATTTCTTGAGCAGCAAAATCCTGAAAATAAACAGGATGTTATTCAAAAGGAGCAGAGACTCCGGGTGTTTTACCACGATCCCTGTCATCTGCGTCATGGAGCAGAGGGTGTTGACAGGGCGCGACAGCAGTTACAAAAAACGGGGACAGTAAAAGTGCTTGAACTTCCCGATGGGCCAAGATGTTGCGGTCAGGGGGGGCTTTTTCATGTGGCACACCCTGAGATATCGGCAAGCATCCGTGATCAGCTGGTGGAGGATGTTCTTGCCTTGGATCCAGATGTAATTACAACGACTTGTTCGGGCTGCCTGATGCAATGGCAGCAGGGACTGACTGCAGCAGGGAGTGATGTGAAGGTGTTGCACCTTGCGCAGTTACTCGGGCAGGTGCGGAAATAA
- a CDS encoding ATP-binding protein: protein MDGKVLIANRGEIAIRIMEACKDLDLDYVVVYTDADQDSEHVQRNRTSGPDQNAWRINSYTEPNDLFAVATHTGCTAIHPGYGFFSEDFRFARRATIRDHSLIFIGPSWEVIRNLGDKINTKKVANELHIPTIPGTDSPIYNEMEAEEIAFHLLESQKIQEIERPSILIKAAAGGGGMGIEEVTEIAQFRRIYRQVQNYAKRQFGDGGVLIEQCLTDYNHLEVQLLCSRHGERIHFGSRNCTIQSTGRQKRVEAAPGFHGSCFNYDFDEKKVLDMIVEYSLKLAAHVRYDNVGTWEWIVSRSGQPYLLEVNTRIQVENDVSARISYLDDKHPNLIREQIRLALGEKIGYKQNSVEFKGASIELRIVAEDTRRGFAPWIGTITEFSFPKHDWSVVYTHVPFDRPYTIPSEYDPNLALALVWGENMDEAKKRAARFIDEVQIKGKDSQGGDIITNLDYLKVNLDRLLTF, encoded by the coding sequence TTGGACGGAAAAGTTCTTATTGCAAACAGGGGCGAAATCGCCATTCGGATCATGGAGGCCTGCAAAGATCTAGACCTTGACTACGTTGTGGTTTACACCGATGCTGACCAGGACTCCGAGCACGTTCAACGTAACAGGACCAGTGGTCCCGATCAGAATGCCTGGCGGATTAACAGCTACACGGAACCCAACGATCTCTTTGCCGTAGCCACCCATACGGGTTGTACTGCCATCCACCCTGGATACGGCTTCTTTTCAGAAGATTTTCGTTTTGCCAGACGGGCAACAATTCGTGACCACTCACTTATCTTTATTGGTCCAAGCTGGGAAGTCATCAGAAATCTTGGCGACAAAATCAACACCAAGAAAGTTGCCAACGAACTGCACATCCCCACCATTCCCGGAACCGACAGCCCTATTTACAACGAAATGGAGGCCGAGGAAATTGCTTTCCATTTACTTGAAAGCCAGAAGATACAGGAAATCGAACGTCCTTCCATTCTCATAAAAGCTGCGGCTGGCGGCGGCGGAATGGGTATTGAAGAAGTTACGGAAATAGCCCAGTTCCGACGCATTTATCGTCAGGTACAGAATTATGCCAAACGACAGTTTGGAGATGGCGGAGTACTCATTGAGCAGTGCCTCACCGACTACAATCACCTGGAGGTGCAGCTGCTCTGTTCCCGTCACGGTGAACGTATCCACTTCGGATCCCGCAACTGTACTATCCAGTCCACCGGGCGCCAGAAACGAGTGGAGGCCGCGCCAGGCTTTCATGGATCCTGTTTTAATTACGATTTTGACGAGAAAAAAGTACTCGACATGATAGTCGAATACTCGCTCAAACTTGCCGCACATGTCCGCTACGACAATGTCGGCACCTGGGAATGGATCGTCTCCCGTTCAGGACAACCCTACCTGCTCGAAGTAAACACCAGGATTCAGGTGGAAAATGACGTCTCGGCCCGTATCAGTTATCTCGATGACAAACATCCAAACCTGATCCGTGAACAGATCAGACTGGCTCTCGGGGAAAAGATCGGCTACAAACAGAATAGTGTGGAATTTAAAGGAGCATCCATTGAACTGCGTATCGTGGCAGAAGACACCAGACGCGGCTTTGCCCCCTGGATCGGCACCATTACTGAATTCAGCTTCCCAAAGCACGACTGGTCTGTTGTCTACACCCATGTGCCCTTTGACCGTCCGTACACCATTCCAAGCGAGTATGATCCGAACCTTGCCCTGGCGCTCGTCTGGGGCGAAAACATGGATGAAGCGAAAAAACGTGCGGCTCGTTTTATTGATGAAGTACAAATCAAAGGAAAGGACTCCCAGGGTGGCGACATTATAACGAATCTTGACTATTTAAAAGTTAACCTGGACCGGCTGTTGACCTTCTAA
- the lnt gene encoding apolipoprotein N-acyltransferase encodes MKGSSTGATLLVSGATVLLLWLALGLGAWPLLAVSCVPFFVYVFRASRKQALFCALLTGIGHFLILLYWIVFVLGQYGGLPLFFSVPALLLLCLYMTAYLVAFVLLTRLFVHRFPAAVSIWLLPVAWVALDFLRSFFFSGFPWMDLGYGVAGLPILFQSADLWGHYGLTFLIVQLNGLFALALLNRTDMRMAVRLAAPVCVLCVATLLYSGWRWQQVKKNLIQAETLNVAVIQGNVAQGQKWDPAVKVRTVQGYIGQSLQLMRGTRSDFLRPDLIVWPETALPFFPRNHPLLTPIRRFIIDEQVMLLAGSPWYEEVEGEEEKYQLFNSSLLFDISGEIIARTSKSHLVPFGEYVPFKRFLPFIAPLVEAVGDFTPGEIRNPPACKTTRIGVLICFESIFGDISRKWVDAGASLLVNMTNDAWYGNSSAPYQTLAMTRLRAVETRRSIVRSANTGFSGFIDPMGRVQQVSPLFVPWQATEKVAVMDERTFFVRGGYLFAPACLVLACMGGLIALGRKIKNYNLLE; translated from the coding sequence ATGAAAGGATCTTCCACCGGTGCAACACTACTGGTGAGTGGTGCTACAGTCCTTTTACTCTGGCTGGCCCTTGGCCTCGGTGCCTGGCCTCTGCTTGCTGTCTCCTGTGTTCCTTTTTTTGTGTATGTCTTCAGGGCGAGCAGGAAACAGGCTCTCTTCTGTGCCCTGCTGACGGGGATTGGTCATTTTCTTATTCTGCTCTACTGGATAGTTTTTGTATTGGGACAGTATGGTGGTTTACCGCTGTTTTTTTCTGTTCCAGCCCTGCTGCTGCTCTGTCTTTACATGACGGCGTATCTTGTTGCTTTTGTGCTGCTCACTCGCCTCTTTGTACACCGTTTCCCAGCCGCCGTCTCCATATGGTTGCTTCCGGTGGCCTGGGTTGCCCTGGATTTTCTTCGTTCCTTTTTCTTTTCCGGCTTTCCCTGGATGGATCTTGGCTACGGGGTCGCTGGTCTACCAATTCTGTTCCAGTCAGCGGATCTGTGGGGCCACTACGGACTGACCTTTCTCATTGTACAGCTTAACGGCCTTTTTGCTCTTGCTCTCCTTAATCGCACAGACATGCGAATGGCTGTGCGACTGGCGGCTCCCGTCTGTGTGCTATGTGTTGCCACTCTTTTGTACTCCGGTTGGCGCTGGCAGCAGGTCAAAAAAAATCTTATTCAGGCTGAAACTCTCAATGTCGCAGTGATTCAAGGGAATGTTGCTCAGGGGCAGAAATGGGATCCGGCTGTGAAGGTACGGACAGTTCAGGGCTATATCGGCCAGAGTCTGCAGCTGATGAGGGGGACGAGAAGTGATTTCCTCCGGCCTGATCTTATTGTCTGGCCCGAGACCGCGCTGCCTTTTTTTCCGCGTAATCATCCTCTTCTGACACCCATCAGGCGTTTTATAATTGATGAGCAGGTAATGCTTCTGGCCGGATCGCCCTGGTACGAGGAAGTGGAAGGTGAGGAAGAGAAGTATCAGCTTTTCAACTCAAGCCTTCTTTTTGACATCAGTGGTGAGATCATTGCTCGCACTTCCAAAAGTCATCTGGTTCCCTTTGGAGAGTATGTGCCTTTTAAGCGATTCCTGCCGTTTATTGCTCCACTGGTAGAAGCTGTGGGGGATTTTACTCCTGGAGAAATTCGTAATCCTCCTGCTTGTAAGACGACGCGGATTGGAGTATTAATCTGCTTCGAATCTATCTTCGGAGATATTTCCAGAAAATGGGTGGATGCCGGTGCCAGTCTCCTGGTCAACATGACAAATGATGCCTGGTACGGGAATTCCAGTGCTCCTTATCAGACGCTGGCTATGACCAGATTACGGGCGGTTGAAACACGGCGCTCCATTGTGCGCTCTGCCAACACTGGGTTTTCCGGATTTATTGATCCCATGGGACGTGTGCAGCAGGTGTCCCCTCTGTTTGTTCCATGGCAGGCAACGGAGAAGGTTGCTGTAATGGATGAGCGCACTTTTTTTGTACGTGGTGGCTACCTTTTTGCTCCTGCGTGCCTTGTATTGGCCTGTATGGGTGGCCTGATTGCCCTTGGGCGAAAAATAAAAAATTATAACTTATTGGAGTAA
- a CDS encoding carboxyl transferase domain-containing protein: protein MIELLKALQKIEERINYLIQIKDFTNWGNLFGFQETCTKLKQNPYDFHEEQFAQEIRKLDESISFLEERAEEQLTPMERVRIVRTKERFSLKDILENVYEDYTELGGQDEANIDPAMVCAKATIVRKIKGKPYTATVMVIGQETGHGEEFRNGGSCRPEGNEKALRYMKVAETEGIPIHFYIFTPGSFPIEEYPGAAQQIARNIYTMTKLRVPSVSLISEGGSGGAEAIGLSDFRLMCSHGYYSVISPEGAAAIEGRIKEGEKVPKELVEVCAERLKLTAKDNRSMGTIDAIVKEPPLGARHDDFAFFAQIRSEITRATDKVVLSAKSFKAFRDWENRRRKKKTERKHLAVDIPWDLNPDEQRRLLALRSKKYRDMALAGFSGHPAPTETFFKQFQEKSEKVYYNLRYDVLKNSQKQIKKAVRDMSGEGSVIIKRLSTPLITVKEFFAKEGTKQGPPLRITHNTSVPIQTSQPMHDPLELTDTYTSPRANEDRTVTCPNSGTHGCKDLWIPDLYGEFGGVCENCGHHFPLEYKWYLHNIFDPNSIFFFNMDITSGNPLGYKGFDARLKDAKKKTGRNAGNMTFTANVMDIKIVVSMLYQDFRSGTVGSAEGEKFVQACELAARKKRPLLSYVHTTGGIRIQEGTFGVTQMPKCTMAVREYIDAGGLYIVVYDNDSYAGPVASFLGCSPYQFAIRSSRVGFAGPRVIRETTGTDIPPDYHSARNALKRGHIQGIWDRRDFRRNLYKSLMTMGSHNLYYR from the coding sequence ATGATAGAACTACTTAAAGCGCTCCAGAAAATTGAAGAGCGTATAAACTACCTGATACAGATCAAAGACTTCACCAACTGGGGCAACCTTTTCGGATTCCAGGAGACCTGCACCAAACTCAAGCAGAACCCCTACGATTTTCACGAGGAGCAGTTTGCCCAGGAAATCCGTAAGCTTGACGAGTCAATCTCATTCCTGGAAGAACGGGCTGAGGAGCAGCTGACCCCCATGGAACGGGTTCGCATCGTACGAACCAAAGAACGTTTCAGCCTCAAGGATATCCTGGAAAATGTCTACGAGGACTATACGGAACTTGGCGGACAGGATGAGGCCAACATCGACCCCGCAATGGTCTGCGCCAAAGCTACCATTGTCAGGAAGATTAAAGGAAAGCCCTACACGGCAACGGTCATGGTTATTGGCCAGGAAACCGGGCACGGGGAAGAGTTTCGTAATGGTGGGTCATGCAGGCCTGAGGGGAATGAAAAAGCATTGCGCTACATGAAAGTTGCCGAGACAGAGGGTATCCCCATTCATTTTTATATCTTCACCCCTGGCTCCTTCCCCATAGAAGAGTACCCGGGTGCGGCCCAGCAGATCGCCCGTAACATCTACACCATGACCAAGCTGCGGGTCCCGTCGGTGTCACTTATTTCAGAAGGTGGCTCTGGTGGTGCTGAAGCCATTGGACTTTCAGACTTTCGCCTCATGTGTTCTCATGGATACTACTCAGTAATCTCCCCTGAAGGAGCTGCTGCCATTGAAGGGAGAATAAAGGAGGGAGAGAAAGTCCCCAAAGAACTGGTTGAAGTGTGTGCCGAACGCCTGAAGCTCACTGCAAAAGACAATCGATCCATGGGGACCATTGATGCCATCGTTAAAGAACCCCCTCTTGGTGCCCGTCACGATGATTTTGCCTTTTTTGCTCAGATCCGTTCGGAGATCACCCGGGCAACGGATAAAGTTGTACTCAGTGCAAAAAGCTTCAAAGCCTTCCGCGACTGGGAGAATAGAAGAAGAAAGAAAAAAACCGAACGGAAACATCTAGCCGTTGATATCCCCTGGGACCTTAACCCGGACGAGCAGCGGAGACTGCTTGCACTGCGCTCAAAAAAATATCGGGACATGGCCCTTGCAGGTTTTAGTGGCCATCCTGCACCCACTGAAACCTTCTTTAAGCAGTTCCAGGAAAAGAGTGAAAAGGTCTATTACAACCTGCGTTATGATGTATTAAAAAATTCCCAGAAGCAGATCAAGAAAGCGGTTCGAGATATGTCCGGCGAAGGTTCGGTCATAATCAAGCGTCTCTCGACCCCGTTGATCACGGTAAAAGAGTTCTTCGCCAAAGAGGGAACAAAACAGGGACCACCTCTGCGCATCACCCATAATACATCCGTACCTATACAGACATCTCAGCCCATGCACGACCCGCTGGAATTGACAGATACCTACACCAGCCCTCGAGCGAATGAGGACAGAACCGTAACCTGTCCGAACAGCGGTACCCATGGTTGCAAGGATCTCTGGATACCTGATTTGTATGGCGAATTTGGAGGTGTGTGTGAAAACTGTGGCCACCATTTTCCACTTGAATACAAATGGTACCTGCATAACATTTTTGACCCGAATTCCATCTTCTTTTTCAATATGGATATCACCTCAGGAAACCCGTTGGGATATAAGGGTTTTGATGCACGACTGAAGGACGCCAAGAAAAAAACCGGCCGTAATGCAGGCAACATGACATTTACTGCCAATGTGATGGATATCAAAATCGTGGTCTCCATGCTCTATCAGGATTTTCGCAGCGGCACCGTCGGTTCCGCAGAAGGAGAAAAATTTGTTCAGGCCTGTGAGCTGGCTGCAAGAAAGAAACGCCCCCTGCTCTCTTACGTTCATACCACCGGCGGTATCAGAATCCAGGAAGGTACTTTCGGAGTCACCCAGATGCCCAAATGCACCATGGCGGTTCGTGAATATATTGATGCAGGCGGACTCTACATCGTTGTCTACGATAATGACTCCTACGCAGGACCAGTTGCCAGTTTTCTCGGATGCTCACCCTACCAATTCGCCATCCGCTCCAGCCGCGTCGGATTCGCAGGGCCGCGGGTCATCAGAGAAACAACGGGAACCGACATTCCACCGGATTACCACTCAGCCCGTAACGCCTTAAAGCGCGGTCACATTCAGGGAATATGGGATCGCAGGGACTTCCGTCGCAATCTTTACAAATCCCTTATGACCATGGGAAGCCACAACCTTTATTACAGATAA